TACGAACTGCCAATCCATACACCCTACAACTCGCACCAAAAACCATTAATATATGGGAACTTTAGATCTATTGCACATACACAAATGGTCTTAATCTCAACAACAAAACATCAGCTGGCTCAGAAAGATCATTTTCGATGATCTTTTGAGCCAGCCTTTTCCTTCTCGAACCTATTAAATAGAAAATAAGAAATGTCATTGTCTATCTCTTGTTGGTTTAAAAAGACTTTCCGTAACTAAAAAATTCTTCATTACGAAAATGGATATTGGCGAGGTTGTTTTTGAACAGAAACCCATTTTACTGTTGTAAATTCATCAATAGCCCACTCACCACAATAACGTCCTAATCCAGAATATTTTTCTCCACCAAACGGAACATTCGGTTCTACATTTATTGTTTGATCATTCACATGAATCATGCCAGTTTTAATTTTTCTGGCGACCTGAACTCCTCTTTCTAATGAACTAGAGAAGACAGCTCCACTTAACCCAAAAGGAGTTCCATTGGCTACCTCTATTGCTTCTTCTTCATTTTCAACTGGGATAATGACAGCAATAGGTGCAAATACTTCATTTTTTGCAGCTGCCATATCATTTGTCACATCTCCAAGAATATATGGGGAAATGAAATTACCTTCCACTTTCCCTTCTTGAATTAATGTAGCCCCTTCTTTAAGTGTTTGTTCTACTAACTCAATGGCTCTATCAACTTGTTTTCTATTAATCATTGGGCCAATAACCGTGTCATCTTCAAATGGATCTCCAACTTTTACAGACTGAGTGGCTTCTTTGAATTTTTCCACAAACGGTTCATAAAGTTTTCGATCGATAATAATGCGATTGATTGCGATACATATTTGACCTGAATGCATATATTTACCAAATGCTGCTGCAGATACTGCCTGATCAACATCAGCATCATCAAGGACAATAAAGGCATTATTTCCCCCTAATTCAAGCGCTGGTTTTTTAAGGTGTTTTACAGCTAACGATCCAACATGTTGCCCTGCTTTTGTTGACCCTGTAAAAGAAATAACTTCAGGAATAGGGTGCTCGACAAAGTAATCACCGATATCTTCAAGATCCGCTACCGTTACATTCAACACACCTTGTGGAAGCCCAGCTTCTTCAAAAATTTTCGCGATCATGAGTCCTCCGGAAATAGGTGTTTGAAAATCTGGTTTCAATACAACACCATTCCCAGTTGCAATAGCTGGTGCAACGACACGCATAGTTAAATAAAATGGCCAATTCCAAGGCGTAATGGCTCCTACGACACCAATTGGGTCACGATACACACGGTTTTCTTTTCCAGGAATGAGAGATTCACGAATAGAACCTTCCATTTGCAATGGATATTTTGCTGCTTCCTTTACATCCGCAATGGTACAATCAACCTCAACATTCGCTTTTAATTTTGTACTTCCAGATTCTTTTACAAGAATTTCAACAATCTCTTCTCTCTTTTCCTCGATAAGTTGAGCAGCTTTTTCTAATACACGAATACGTTCATATGCAGAAGTTTGCCCCCAGCTCTTTTGTGCTCTTTGTGCTGTT
This portion of the Bacillus alveayuensis genome encodes:
- a CDS encoding aldehyde dehydrogenase (NAD+) (product_source=KO:K00128; cath_funfam=3.40.309.10,3.40.605.10; cog=COG1012; ko=KO:K00128; pfam=PF00171; superfamily=53720), which translates into the protein MSEVKTVEKFSEWKKMPIGGVWKFGSSARECVVTNPYNNEVLVTFNYASKEDINEAYETAQRAQKSWGQTSAYERIRVLEKAAQLIEEKREEIVEILVKESGSTKLKANVEVDCTIADVKEAAKYPLQMEGSIRESLIPGKENRVYRDPIGVVGAITPWNWPFYLTMRVVAPAIATGNGVVLKPDFQTPISGGLMIAKIFEEAGLPQGVLNVTVADLEDIGDYFVEHPIPEVISFTGSTKAGQHVGSLAVKHLKKPALELGGNNAFIVLDDADVDQAVSAAAFGKYMHSGQICIAINRIIIDRKLYEPFVEKFKEATQSVKVGDPFEDDTVIGPMINRKQVDRAIELVEQTLKEGATLIQEGKVEGNFISPYILGDVTNDMAAAKNEVFAPIAVIIPVENEEEAIEVANGTPFGLSGAVFSSSLERGVQVARKIKTGMIHVNDQTINVEPNVPFGGEKYSGLGRYCGEWAIDEFTTVKWVSVQKQPRQYPFS